The sequence TGTCCTTACCCACTTTTTTATAGAACCCGGCGCCGGTTTTTTGGCCTAATGCGCCTTGCTCAATGAGCTTGGCGAGTAATGGCGGAGTTGCATAAACGCCGAAGAACGGATCATCTTTGAGGCTGTCCTGCATGGTCTTGATGACATGCCCCATCGTATCCAGCCCCACGACGTCGGCGGTGCGGAAAGTACCCGATTTGGCGCGGCCTAATTTGGCACCGGTCAAGTCATCCACGACATCGACTGACAAACCAAATTTTTCCGCCTGATGCGCGGTCGAGAGAATACCGAAAACACCGACACGGTTTGCGATAAAGTTAGGGGTATCTTTGGCACGCACGACACCTTTACCCAGCGTGGTGGCGAGGAAGCCTTCGAGCTGATCCAGAATTTCCGGACGGGTCGTCGCGGTCGGAATCAGTTCGACCAGATGCATATAACGCGGCGGATTAAAAAAGTGCACACCGCAAAAGCGCGCCTTCAATTCAGCGTCAAAACCTTCTGATAATGCAGTGATCGACAGTCCGGACGTGTTCGAAGCAAAAATCGCGTTGGGTGCAATATGCGGCGCAACCTTTTTGTAAAGATCGTGCTTCCAGTCCATGCGCTCGGCAATTGCTTCAATGATCAGATCGCAATCGGCCAACAACGCCAGATTGTCTTCGTAATTGGCGACTTCTATCAATGCTGCGTCATCTTTGTTGCCTAGCGGTGCCGGGCTGAGTTTTTTCAGATTCTCAATGGCGCGCAGCACGATCCCGTTCTTTGGGCCTTCCTTGGCTGGCAGGTCAAACAGAATGACGGGTACATGGGCATTCAGGCAGTGCGCAGCAATTTGCGCACCCATCACACCAGCACCGAGAACGGCGACTTTTTTTACGATGAAATTGGACACTGTTGTCTCCTTAATTTAGCAATCCTGATACATAAAATACAGAAATAATGCACAGAAAAAATTGCTTCTCGCCGTGCAAAAATACTTAAAACAAATCGGCATCCAATGCCATCAGGCTAGCGGAACCGGCGCGTGCCTGACGAATCAACGTGGCTGTCTCTGGCAATAAACGGGCAAAGTAAAAGCGCGCTGTGGCTAATTTCGACACATAGAATTTATCGCCACTATCCTGTTTTTCCAATGCGATCTTTGCCATCCGGGCAAAGAAGTAGGCATATACCAGATGACCGACTACCCGCAGATACGGCACCGCAGCGGCACCGGCTTCGTCTTGGTTCTGGAATGACTTCATGCCGATTTCCATGGTCAATTTGGTGACCTTATCGCCTAGATCGGCGAGCGGCGTAATGAACTCTGATAGCGCTTCATCAGTACCATTTTCCTCAATGAAGGCCTGGACCTTGGCGCCGAATTTTTTCAATTTAGCGCCGTTGTCCATCAGCACTTTGCGGCCTAATAAATCCAGTGACTGAATGGTGTTGGTGCCTTCATAAATCATGTTGATACGGGCATCACGCACGTATTGCTCCATGCCCCACTCAGCGATGTAACCATGACCGCCATAGACTTGCATGCATTCAGAGGTGGCGATCCAGGCATTGTCCGTAATGAACGCTTTGACAATCGGCGTCAGCAAGGCCACTTCGTCAGCCGCATCCTTGCGCACCGCTTCGTCCGGATGATTCAATTCTTTGTCAATTTGCAGGGCCACATAAGTGCAAAATGCGCGGCCGCCTTCTGCATACGCTTTGGCCGTCAATAGCATGCGGCGCACGTCCGGATGCACGATGATGGGATCAGCGGCTTTGTCCGGTGCTTTGATGCCGGACAGGCTGCGCATCTGAATACGGTCTTTCGCATACACCAGTGCGTTTTGATACGCGACTTCGGTTAATCCTAAGCCTTGCATTCCCACGCCCAAACGCGCCGCGTTCATGAATACAAACATCGCATTCAAGCCTTTGTGTGGCGCACCGATAATCCAGCCCTGTGCACCATCCAGATTCATCTGGCAGGTGGAGTTGCCATGAATACCCATTTTCTCTTCAATCGCACCGCAGGTGATGGGATTGCGCGCACCCAGAGAGCCATCGGCGTTCGGCAAGAATTTTGGTACCAGGAACAACGAGATGCCTTTGGAGCCTTGCGGTGCATCAGGCAACCGCGCCAGCACCAGATGCAAAATATTATCGGCAATATCATGCTCCCCGGCGGAGATGAAAATCTTGCTGCCGGTGATCTTGTAAGAGCCGTCTGATTGCGGTTCGGCTTTTGAGCGCAACATCCCGAGATCGGTGCCGCAATGGGATTCAGTCAGACACATGGTACCGGTCCACTCACCCGATACGAGTTTCGGCAAATACACCGCTTTTTGTTCTGGCGTTCCATGCTCTAGCAAGCATTCGTAGGCGCCGTGCGACAAGCCCGGATACATGGTCCAGGCCTGATTGGCCGAATTCATCATCTCGTAAAAAGAGTTGTTCATCACCAGCGGCAAGCCCTGACCACCAAATTCGGGCGCACACGACAGCGAAGGCCATCCGGCTTCAACATATTGCTTGTAGGCCTCTTTGAAGCCTTTTGGGGTGGTGACAGTTTTATGCTCTTTGTCGTGATGGCACCCTTCACGGTCGCCGGAATGATTGAGGGGGAACAAAACCTGCGAAGTGAACTTTCCACCTTCCTCCAGAACCTGATTGATGATATCAGCGTCAATCTCGGCGTGCTTCGGCAACTGCTTCAGTTCATCTTCGACATGTAACAACTCGTGCATGACGAATTGCATATCTCGCAGTGGCGCGATGTATTGACCCATGGTGTTCTCCTGATGATTAATTTTGTCAGACTGCTTTATTGGCAGAGGAAGTGTGAATTTTTGCTGACGCCTTTACGCTGACGTTTGTTTTTTGTTCCGATGCATGACTGTGATAAGTCTGGATGAGACGATCAAAGCCAGCTTGCGCGCGTTCTTCGCTACCGGCTTTTTTGAGAAATCGGGCATCGTGATGCAGCCCTAAAATCAATCCATACATTTCATATACCAATTGGTCGGGATCGGTATCCGTACCCAGATGACCGGCTTCAATTGCCTGCAGCACACAGCGTCGTAACGCCTTTTGCCAGGTATCCACCATGGATACTAGCTGGTCGCGGATTGGTCCCGGCCGATCATCGTATTCAACTGCTCCACTGATATAAATGCAGCCAGATGAAATTTCGATCGTGACCTGCTTGACCCAACGCGCAAACATCCCGCGCAAGCGTGGTAAGCCGCGTGTTTCCTTGAGACTGGGGAAAAAAACTTCTTGTTCGAAATGCCGGTGATAGAGCTTGACGACTTCTAACTGCAGATCTTCACGTGAGCCGAAATGGGCGAATACACCCGACTTACTCATGCTCATTTTTTCAGCCAGCAAGCCAATCGTCAACCCTTCCAGACCATCGCGGCTGGCAAGATCGAGCGCGACATCAAGGATTGCTACGCGCGTAAGCTCACCTTTTCGCATAAATTTGCTCTGCGTGCCAATGATTGTATGTTCCACAGTAATCCCGTCTTTATAAGTCAGCGTTTTAGGCGTTGTGTAGAATGAATTCAACGACGTGATGCCTGGCGAAAAATCCCAGAGTCCGCTTCAGCGGCCTCGACCCCGACCTCGGACTAGCCGAGATCTCTCGTTGAACTACATTCTATGTAGGTCCTAAAGTTATTCATCATTCGATCCAAATAATACGAACGACCGTTCTATTATGCACCATAAATAGCCTGTGAACACGACTTAGAGGGCAAATTCTATTGATGCTTATTGGACTTGGGTTATGACGAAATAATGTGTTATCACCTGACGATTCAGGTCTTTTTGGCGCGAACTGAGGCGACGTTACGTGCACTGGAACGATACACGTATCGCTCGAAGATAACTAAATAGCACCACATATGCTGAGTGGATGCAGGTAGCGCACCCTTATCAGGCTGGAATGTCCTACTCCCCACCGCTGTGTTAGGTTTGATTTTTATCAATCAAGCGCCGATCCCGCTTGGTAGGACGCCCTTTTATCAGCATTGTCGGTTCATGGAAGTACTTCCGGTCTTCTGCCACCACCGCACGTTTTTTGAGACTTTGCTCGGTTTCCGTATATAACGTTTGTGCGATGGCGGCCGATCCCCGCACTTCGGCGAGTCTCTGGACCGCAACTTCCCATTCGTTGGCACCATTGTTGATGCCCAGTGTGTCACCAATCTTCACGTTATGAGCAGGCTTGACCCGGTCCCCGTTATGGCTGACCTTTCCCGTCAGCACCGCCTCTGTTGCCAGTGAGCGAGTTTTGAAGAACCGTGCGGCCCACAACCATTTATCGATGCGAACCGTTTGTAGATCATTTTGCATAGGTGCCGCACTCCGGATTTATCATAAAGGCCATCAAACAGAATTCAAACAGGATTGTCAATATCAATGAAGCGATGCGCCAGACCGAAGTGTTCTGCAAGGTGCTGGCCCAAGGCCTGCACGCCGTAGCGCTCGGTGGCGTGGTGGCCTGCCGCCAGATAGGCAACCCCGGACTCTCGCGCCAGATGGACTGTTGGCTCCGAAATTTCGCCACTGATATAGACACTGGCACCGTTCGCTATGGCATCACCTAAAAAATTTTGGGCCGCGCCGGTGCACCAGGCAATTTGTCCCAACGGTTGCGACGGATCGCCGATCAGGGTTGGCTGACGCCGGAGTTTGCGCGCGATTAATTGCGCCAGATCGCCGACGGTTTGCACCGTCGGGTCCGCTATGGTGCCGCACCAGCCAAGATTATTTTCGCCAAAATGGCCGGTTGGTAGCAATCCCAGTTCCTTTGCTAACTGGGCGTTGTTACCCAATTCTGTATGACCGTCCAATGGTAAATGATAGGCAAAGAGATTAATGTCGTGCGTCAAAAGCAATTTCAGTCTATTGTGTTTAGGCCCAATCACCCGCGCGTCGTCGCCTCGCCAGAAATACCCGTGATGCACAAGGATCGCATCGGCGCCAGCCTCAAGCGCCGCTTCGAGCAACGCCTGGCTGGCGGTTACGCCAGTAATCAGCGTGGATATATCAGCGCGCCCTTCCACCTGCAGGCCATTTGGGCAATAATCACGGTATTGTGTAATATTTAGCCTATCTGCCAAATATTTTTCAAGTTGCACGCGACTTACCGACTTTTTCCCCACCAACTTTTGATGCATTATCAGGCCCTCTTATATGCGACGTTTCTGGCTATTGTTTGCGCAAACCGTCACTATCGGTTTAGCGATTTGGTTCATTGTAACGACCCTCAAACCCGAATGGGTTAACGGCGGCTTAAGTGCGAACACGCGTCTCCACATCGCGACGTCCAAAGTGCCAATCCAGGAAGCCGCACCCGGCACAAAAATCCAGAACTCCTATCGCGATGCGTCGAAAATTGCTATGCCTTCGGTCGTCAATATTTTCACGACCAAGGAAGCCAAGGCGACGCCAAATCCTCTTTTGCAGGACCCGCTATTCAAAAAATACTTTGGTGATCGTTCTGAGCCGGAAGAAAAACAGTCGAGTCTGGGTTCTGGCGTCATCGTGAGTTCGCAAGGCTATATTCTGACCAACAATCACGTGGTCGAAGCCGCTGACGAAATTGAGGTTGGTTTGGCGGATGGACGGACTGCAACAGCCAAGGTTGTGGGAAGTGACCCCGACACCGATCTGGCGGTAATCAAGATCAACTTGCCAAACCTGCCCGCAATCACGCTGGGCCACATCGATCAAGCCAGCGTCGGCGATGTCGTTTTGGCGATCGGCAATCCATTTGGTGTGGGTCAGACCGTCACTATGGGCATCATTTCGGCACTTGGACGCAGCCATCTCGGTATCAATGCTTTTGAAAACTTCATCCAGACGGATGCCGCGATCAATCCCGGTAACTCTGGAGGGGCACTGGTCGATACCAACGGCAATTTGCTTGGCATCAACACGGCAATTTACTCGCGCACTGGCGGCTCGCTGGGTATCGGTTTCGCCATTCCCGTCTCAACCGCCAAAACGGTGATGGAATCGATCATCAATACCGGCACCGTTGTGCGTGGCTATATCGGGGTCGAACCGCAAGATATTACGCCAGAACTCGCCGAGAGCTTTGGCCTGGCACAAAAAACCGGGGCGATCATTGCTGGCGTATTGAAGAACGGCCCCGCTGACCGGGCAGGTATGAAACCCGGTGATATTCTGGTCGCAATCAATGATGCGCCGATTGCTGACACGACTGATTTGCTGAACGTCGTCGCAAAATTTGCGCCCGGCACTAAAGTCACGATGGCGATTATCCGCAAAACGAAAAAAATGTCGATTGTCTTGACGATAGGAAAACGCCCTCTCATCAAGCAGCAAGAACAAGAATAAGCACAAGAACAAGCACAAGAACAAGCACAAGAATAAAAAAACCAGGAATAGAGAGTAACGGATGCACGTACGCGATTTGAAGCAGTTTCTGGCCGAACTATCGGAAAATAATAATCGTGCGTGGTTTGTGATGAACAAACCGCGTTACGACATCTTGCGGGCCGAGTTTCTTGAGTTGGTAGTTCGTCTGATTGGCGAAATTACGCGCTTCGATCCCGCTGTAGCGGCCTGCAATCCGAAAAAAGCCTTGTTTAGAATTAACCGCGACATGCGCTTTTCACACGATAAAAATCCGTATAAGACCACTTTTTCTGCCGCGATTACCGCCAGCGGTTTGAAACGACCGAGCCAGGGCGGCGGTCCGATGTATTATTTCCACGTGAATGCCGATGGCATGTTACGCATCGCCGCAGGAGAATATCTTCCGCCCGCAGATCGGTTACGCGCCATCCGTCAGCAGATCGTCACCGATAGCGTCGGCTTTAGTAAGCTGATAAAAAATAAAAAAATAGTGGGAAGTTACGATGGTCTTCAGATTGGCGAGCAGCTGGTGCGCCCGCCGAAGGGTTTTGATCCTGCGTCACCGCACATTGACTATGTTCGGTTGAAAAGTTTTCTGGTGCGCAAAGAACAGCCGATCAACAAAATGCTCGGCGAGGCGATGGAAAAAGAACTTGTCGCCAGCTTCAAGGACGCGTTTCCACTTGTTAGCTGGCTGCGTCAGATCAACACAGACGCATCAGAAGAGTGATCAGATTGAGGATGGGTGCAAAGGGTGATGGCCGATAAACCATCCACCTTTGGAGTTGAACGCGGCTGTTCCCATAAACACATCAAGGCGGAGACCACTTCTCCGGTCACTTCCCTTTAAGCTGGGAATCAGATTGTTTCTTCCGCATCCTTCGGTGCTTGCGTGGCTTTGACGAACAAGGGCGCGACCAGCAGGCCAACTTCGTACAGCAGACACAGCGGCACAGCCAGCAGTAACTGGCTCATGATATCCGGCGGTGTGACGACTGCCGCGACAACGAACGCGCCGACCACGACGTAAGGCCGGATCGCCTTAAGCTTTTCCAGCGAAACCAGCCCCATCCGCACCAGCACGATCAC is a genomic window of Glaciimonas sp. PAMC28666 containing:
- a CDS encoding TetR/AcrR family transcriptional regulator; this translates as MRKGELTRVAILDVALDLASRDGLEGLTIGLLAEKMSMSKSGVFAHFGSREDLQLEVVKLYHRHFEQEVFFPSLKETRGLPRLRGMFARWVKQVTIEISSGCIYISGAVEYDDRPGPIRDQLVSMVDTWQKALRRCVLQAIEAGHLGTDTDPDQLVYEMYGLILGLHHDARFLKKAGSEERAQAGFDRLIQTYHSHASEQKTNVSVKASAKIHTSSANKAV
- a CDS encoding DUF2461 domain-containing protein, encoding MHVRDLKQFLAELSENNNRAWFVMNKPRYDILRAEFLELVVRLIGEITRFDPAVAACNPKKALFRINRDMRFSHDKNPYKTTFSAAITASGLKRPSQGGGPMYYFHVNADGMLRIAAGEYLPPADRLRAIRQQIVTDSVGFSKLIKNKKIVGSYDGLQIGEQLVRPPKGFDPASPHIDYVRLKSFLVRKEQPINKMLGEAMEKELVASFKDAFPLVSWLRQINTDASEE
- a CDS encoding Do family serine endopeptidase; its protein translation is MRRFWLLFAQTVTIGLAIWFIVTTLKPEWVNGGLSANTRLHIATSKVPIQEAAPGTKIQNSYRDASKIAMPSVVNIFTTKEAKATPNPLLQDPLFKKYFGDRSEPEEKQSSLGSGVIVSSQGYILTNNHVVEAADEIEVGLADGRTATAKVVGSDPDTDLAVIKINLPNLPAITLGHIDQASVGDVVLAIGNPFGVGQTVTMGIISALGRSHLGINAFENFIQTDAAINPGNSGGALVDTNGNLLGINTAIYSRTGGSLGIGFAIPVSTAKTVMESIINTGTVVRGYIGVEPQDITPELAESFGLAQKTGAIIAGVLKNGPADRAGMKPGDILVAINDAPIADTTDLLNVVAKFAPGTKVTMAIIRKTKKMSIVLTIGKRPLIKQQEQE
- a CDS encoding RNA-binding S4 domain-containing protein, translating into MQNDLQTVRIDKWLWAARFFKTRSLATEAVLTGKVSHNGDRVKPAHNVKIGDTLGINNGANEWEVAVQRLAEVRGSAAIAQTLYTETEQSLKKRAVVAEDRKYFHEPTMLIKGRPTKRDRRLIDKNQT
- a CDS encoding Nif3-like dinuclear metal center hexameric protein; amino-acid sequence: MHQKLVGKKSVSRVQLEKYLADRLNITQYRDYCPNGLQVEGRADISTLITGVTASQALLEAALEAGADAILVHHGYFWRGDDARVIGPKHNRLKLLLTHDINLFAYHLPLDGHTELGNNAQLAKELGLLPTGHFGENNLGWCGTIADPTVQTVGDLAQLIARKLRRQPTLIGDPSQPLGQIAWCTGAAQNFLGDAIANGASVYISGEISEPTVHLARESGVAYLAAGHHATERYGVQALGQHLAEHFGLAHRFIDIDNPV
- a CDS encoding acyl-CoA dehydrogenase C-terminal domain-containing protein; the protein is MGQYIAPLRDMQFVMHELLHVEDELKQLPKHAEIDADIINQVLEEGGKFTSQVLFPLNHSGDREGCHHDKEHKTVTTPKGFKEAYKQYVEAGWPSLSCAPEFGGQGLPLVMNNSFYEMMNSANQAWTMYPGLSHGAYECLLEHGTPEQKAVYLPKLVSGEWTGTMCLTESHCGTDLGMLRSKAEPQSDGSYKITGSKIFISAGEHDIADNILHLVLARLPDAPQGSKGISLFLVPKFLPNADGSLGARNPITCGAIEEKMGIHGNSTCQMNLDGAQGWIIGAPHKGLNAMFVFMNAARLGVGMQGLGLTEVAYQNALVYAKDRIQMRSLSGIKAPDKAADPIIVHPDVRRMLLTAKAYAEGGRAFCTYVALQIDKELNHPDEAVRKDAADEVALLTPIVKAFITDNAWIATSECMQVYGGHGYIAEWGMEQYVRDARINMIYEGTNTIQSLDLLGRKVLMDNGAKLKKFGAKVQAFIEENGTDEALSEFITPLADLGDKVTKLTMEIGMKSFQNQDEAGAAAVPYLRVVGHLVYAYFFARMAKIALEKQDSGDKFYVSKLATARFYFARLLPETATLIRQARAGSASLMALDADLF